A window from Drosophila nasuta strain 15112-1781.00 chromosome 3, ASM2355853v1, whole genome shotgun sequence encodes these proteins:
- the LOC132788258 gene encoding collagenase-like, which yields MQELFIFAVTMAYVSASAYQDQPEIDNSSNIGNMHGRNALPCQFPYQVRLLLKKDQERAYCGGSLIDHRWVLTAGSCTVDADNVTVQLSSQNSSPYMTHIVNKKDIIVFKDFNDSIPFADISLIRIPYVEYNKNIQPVKLPTIQPQFQTYADSEVVITGWENTFNASNPDGEILHYAILKIINDTDCRTIYGEIISSALICASTTSDISPWIGDSGAPLLQLPSLVQIGITSFHTPDNQLGYTAGFTRVTSFLEWIKHQTSLTL from the exons ATGCAGGAGTTGTTTATATTTGCTGTGACCATGGCATATGTCTCGGCATCGGCTTATCAAGATCAACCTGAAATTGATAATAGTTCCAATATTGGCAACATGCACGGACGTAATGCTTTGCCCTGTCAATTTCCCTATCAAGTCAGACTTTTGCTGAAGAAAGACCAAGAACGTGCTTACTGCGGCGGCTCTTTGATTGATCACCGTTGGGTTCTGACAGCCGGCAGCTGCACAGTCGA CGCCGATAATGTCACCGTTCAGTTGAGTAGTCAGAACTCAAGCCCATATATGACGCACATAGTCAACAAGAAAGACATCATCGTATTCAAGGACTTTAACGATTCTATACCTTTCGCTGATATTTCACTAATTCGCATTCCATATgttgaatacaacaaaaacattcaACCCGTTAAGCTACCGACGATCCAACCACAATTTCAAACCTACGCTGATTCTGAGGTTGTCATTACAGGCTGGGAAAATACCTTTAATGCTTCCAACCCAGATGGCGAAATACTCCATTAcgctatattaaaaattataaacgaCACAGATTGCAGGACAATATATGGAGAAATAATTTCCTCTGCCCTCATCTGCGCTTCGACCACCTCGGATATATCCCCATGGATAGGCGACTCTGGTGCACCATTGCTGCAATTGCCAAGTTTGGTCCAGATTGGTATAACTTCGTTTCATACCCCTGATAACCAATTAGGATAC
- the LOC132792251 gene encoding collagenase-like translates to MKLLIVFALTLAYVSLVSTASVLQDQAENVGVIHGHDASPGQFPYQVQLISPNGFSFGGSLIGHEWVLTAASCAKFVKNFTVHLGSIRRSAPLVTRFASEKDIIIHPGFHPNYMYNDIALVRIPYVEYSKNLQPVKLPKIQPHYQTYAGSEATITGWGETTNTSTTEPEILQYANVKVIKNVECRAKAHIIEFNQICASSASGALPWSGDVGGPLLELPGLSQIGITSFLINMEDNIGGFTRVTIYLGWIKEHTGLLL, encoded by the exons ATGAAGCTGCTTATTGTATTTGCTTTGACTCTGGCCTACGTCTCGCTGGTTTCAACGGCATCTGTTCTTCAGGATCAAGCCGAGAATGTTGGCGTTATCCACGGACATGACGCTTCGCCTGGTCAGTTCCCCTATCAAGTTCAACTAATTAGCCCCAATGGATTTTCGTTTGGGGGCTCGTTGATTGGTCACGAATGGGTGCTGACTGCCGCCTCCTGTGCAAAGTT TGTCAAGAATTTTACTGTTCACTTGGGCAGCATTCGGCGATCCGCGCCTCTAGTAACCCGCTTTGCGTCTGAGAAAGATATAATCATTCATCCAGGTTTTCATCCTAATTACATGTACAACGACATCGCACTTGTCCGTATTCCATATGTTGAGTACAGCAAAAACCTTCAACCCGTTAAGCTACCAAAGATCCAACCACACTATCAAACCTACGCTGGTTCTGAGGCTACCATTACAGGGTGGGGAGAAACCACGAATACTTCCACCACTGAACCCGAGATCCTTCAGTATGCTAATGTAAAGGTCATAAAGAACGTAGAGTGCAGGGCTAAAGCTCACATCATtgaatttaatcaaatttgtgCTTCGAGCGCCTCTGGTGCATTGCCGTGGTCCGGTGACGTTGGTGGACCATTGCTGGAGCTGCCAGGCTTGAGTCAGATTGGTATTACGTCCTTTTTAATAAACATGGAAGATAATATTGGTGGCTTCACCCGAGTAACTATTTACCTCGGCTGGATCAAGGAACATACCGGTCTTCTTTTGTAA
- the LOC132789965 gene encoding LOW QUALITY PROTEIN: uncharacterized protein LOC132789965 (The sequence of the model RefSeq protein was modified relative to this genomic sequence to represent the inferred CDS: deleted 1 base in 1 codon), with protein MPSRRSGGVGTTRRKHSLGNLRRAHPASGATWNVQVVRGKMSSKCLWHACRALILGLTLMLVGAGMATLGYYADHLSMGSELRGNVTVRVKNDLKGFHLNNFSYVGPIVMGFGGFIVVASCVMTFEARDSAAKVVPARLRAGGGSCNKSTARSNQGSSASQRRGMGAQYQSTRWDQHFGVFRSSPGDAHQQLQASGVAGDQLQAHQQQQQPFDREALTAELIKFSKSLSASTRFSPQLRRLTFTGSVPNLSTIHHHANAHPSNACIDTNPSVNLFSPHHLHHYKTPLEQLQLQLQLQLQQQQLQMCCKRHHHHHRHHQHQHKQRKQQQSHSSSSVRRVRTTRSAGGGGGGGGCGGAAGGAVGSSSRIISNSSSLIQRNTREYATCTLLQPPAASRVYWQASSFDAGMGGVVGVAHSSAGSEKRAERNKRSDTAKRHVLSRQRPIEHEEAARERERCSPLGHRRNSTMSDSSYSGRWTARCASVASRTSSIDSRQVRVDLHSPEVMPKSILRSPKRYSCGPSATPSVEKDFRSQLSVCSEPPPPVRQLSGQSSMEPAVPEESVEIIDERHSHDNDECHVSSYSEITELAHHSSSLPPQEAAPGFLQQQQQQESSDTQKVNPATLYRSNSSRQFYRPKPGIANERDDSVFYIRSLERHASSTSGDDHMYDSLRVINERRSTLLKADSQSSLGSAERKLSSFSLKMPDITERENSIDIEDPPKTEAETLPKESTDEEKPKEETP; from the exons ATGCCGTCACGTCGCAGCGGTGGTGTGGGCACCACACGACGCAAGCACTCGCTGGGCAACCTGAGGCGAGCGCATCCTGCCTCGGGTGCCACATGGAATGTGCAGGTGGTGCGTGGCAAGATGTCCTCCAAGTGCCTGTGGCATGCTTGCCGCGCACTCATCCTGGGCCTCACACTGATGCTGGTGGGTGCCGGGATGGCCACGCTCGGCTACTATGCGGATCATCTGTCGATGGGCTCCGAGTTGAGGGGCAATGTCACGGTGCGGGTGAAGAACGATCTGAAGGGCTTTCATTTAAACAACTTCTCGTATGTGGGACCCATTGTGATGGGATTCGGTGGCTTCATTGTCGTCGCCAGCTGTGTGATGACCTTCGAGGCACGCGACTCTGCGGCCAAAGTGGTGCCAGCTCGTCTACGCGCTGGTGGCGGCAGTTGCAACAAGTCCACGGCACGCAGCAATCAAGGCAGCTCGGCGTCACAGAGAAGGGGCATGG GCGCCCAGTATCAATCGACTCGCTGGGATCAGCACTTTGGCGTCTTTCGCTCCTCGCCCGGCGACGCCCATCAACAGCTGCAGGCGTCAGGCGTTGCTGGAGATCAGTTGCAAgcgcatcaacagcagcagcaaccattTGATCGTGAAGCGCTCACCGCGGAGCTGATCAAGTTCTCCAAGTCGCTCAG CGCATCCACACGCTTCTCGCCACAGCTGAGACGCCTCACATTCACCGGTTCCGTGCCCAATCTGTCCACCATCCACCACCATGCCAATGCTCATCCATCCAACGCTTGCATCGACACTAATCCATCTGTCAATCTGTTCTCACCGCACCACCTCCACCACTACAAAACACCGCTGGAACAACtccaactacaactgcaactccaactgcaacaacaacaactacaaatgtGCTGCAAACgacatcatcaccatcatcgccatcatcaacatcaacacaaacaacgcaaacaacaacaatctcaCTCGAGCAGCAGCGTTCGTCGTGTGCGCACCACACGCTCGGCGGGTGGCGGCGGAGGCGGTGGTGGTTGCGGTGGTGCTGCTGGTGGTGCCGTTGGCTCCAGTTCACGCATCATCAGCAACTCCTCCAGCCTCATTCAGCGCAACACTCGCGAATATGCCACCTGCACTCTGCTGCAACCGCCGGCTGCGAGTCGCGTCTATTGGCAGGCTTCGTCCTTTGATGCCGGCATGGGTGgcgttgtgggcgtggctcaCAGCTCTGCTGGCAGCGAGAAACGCGCCGAGCGCAACAAACGTTCCGACACGGCCAAGCGACATGTTCTGTCACGTCAGCGACCCATCGAGCACGAGGAGGCAGCCAGGGAGCGGGAACGCTGCAGTCCACTGGGCCACAGGCG CAACTCAACCATGTCGGACTCATCGTATAGCGGCCGCTGGACGGCGCGTTGTGCCTCGGTGGCGAGTCGCACCTCGAGCATTGATTCGCGGCAAGTGCGGGTGGATCTGCACAGTCCGGAAGTGATGCCCAAGTCGATACTGCGCTCACCCAAACGCTACAGTTGCGGCCCCTCGGCCACGCCATCCGTTGAGAAGGACTTCCG CAGCCAACTGTCCGTGTGCTCTGAGCCGCCA CCCCCAGTGCGTCAATTGTCCGGACAGTCGAGCATGGAGCCCGCCGTGCCGGAGGAGAGCGTCGAGATAATCGATGAGCGTCACAGCCATGACAATGACGAGTGCCACGTGTCCTCCTACAGTGAGATAACGGAACTGGCgcatcacagcagcagcctgcCCCCCCAAGAAGCAGCGCCCGGATTTCTT caacagcagcagcagcaagagtcGTCAGATACACAAAAGGTTAATCCTGCCACGCTGTACAGAAGCAACAGTTCCAGGCAGTTCTATCGACCCAAACCGGGCATAGCCAACGAGCGGGATGATTCGGTGTTCTACATACGTTCGCTGGAGCGACATGCCAGCTCCACCAGCGGTGATGATCACATGTACGACTCGCTGAGAGTCATCAACGAGCGACGCTCTACGCTTCTCAAGGCGGATTCGCAGAGCTCTTTGGGTTCCGCTGAGCGTAAGCTGAGCAGCTTCTCGCTTAAAATGCCCGACATAACGGAGCGAGAGAACTCTATAGACATTGAGGATCCTCCCAAAACGGAGGCTGAAACACTACCGAAAGAGTCAACAGACGAAGAGAAACCCAAAGAGGAAACCCCGTAG
- the LOC132788259 gene encoding collagenase-like, whose protein sequence is MLIVFRTFQHEGAYCICFELAYVSLVSTASVLQDQAENVGIINGHDASPGQFPYQVKVMADKGQRANCGGSLIDHNWVLTAASCIAESDHVAVFLGSVNSSSAPVLPIVSKKDIIEFKDFNDSIPSADISLLRIKHVEYNKKTFNPLSYRRSNHTIKPTLVLRLSLQAGETPLTLPTQSPKYSNTVKSKS, encoded by the exons ATGCTCATAGTCTTCAGAACGTTTCAACATGAAGGTGCTTATTGTATTTGCTTTGAACTGGCCTACGTCTCGCTGGTTTCAACGGCATCTGTTCTTCAGGATCAAGCCGAGAATGTTGGCATTATCAACGGACATGACGCTTCACCTGGTCAGTTCCCCTATCAGGTCAAAGTAATGGCCGATAAAGGCCAACGGGCTAATTGTGGTGGCTCCTTGATTGACCACAATTGGGTTTTGACTGCCGCCAGCTGCATAGCAGA ATCAGATCATGTTGCCGTTTTTTTGGGCAGTGTTAACAGCTCATCTGCTCCGGTCTTGCCCATAGTCAGTAAGAAAGACATCATCGAATTCAAGGACTTTAACGATTCTATACCTTCCGCTGATATCTCGCTTCTTCGCATTAAACATgttgaatacaacaaaaaaacattcaaCCCGTTAAGTTACCGAAGATCCAATCACACTATCAAACCTACGCTGGTTCTGAGGCTATCATTACAGGCTGGGGAGACACCTTTAACGCTTCCAACCCAAAGCCCAAAATACTCCAATACGGTAAAGTCGAAATCATAA
- the LOC132791937 gene encoding collagenase-like, with amino-acid sequence MKALVVFALALVYVSASVHEDQPDIYHYNELQDISNVEIINGHNASLGKFPYQVRLFIKTSKKCIGCSGLLINHNWVLTAAHCTNGSNSVVVLLGGIESSDFRAKFLVKSKYIIIHEDWDDQFNDISLIRIPYIKYSRYIKPVNLPKIQRYYKTYVGFKAIATGWGRTSNASNSSPEILQYGTVNIVNNKNCSNSFYFLTSSQMCTSDSKISLCLGDSGGPLVILPSKVQVGIASFVSKGCSNPNGFTRVTSFLKWIKRHTGLPL; translated from the exons ATGAAAGCGCTCGttgtatttgctttggccTTGGTCTACGTCTCGGCATCGGTTCATGAAGATCAACCCGATATTTATCATTATAATGAGCTACAGGATATTTCCAATGTTGAAATCATCAACGGACATAACGCTTCGCTCGGTAAGTTTCCCTATCAAGTCAGACTATTTATCAAGACAAGCAAAAAATGTATCGGATGCAGTGGTTTGTTGATAAACCACAATTGGGTCCTGACTGCCGCCCACTGCACGAACGG TTCCAATTCTGTCGTAGTGCTATTGGGAGGCATTGAAAGTTCTGATTTCCGGGCGAAATTCTTAGTCAAATCAAAATACATAATCATCCACGAAGATTGGGATGATCAATTCAACGACATCTCACTTATCAGGATTCCATACATTAAATACTCACGATACATTAAACCTGTCAATCTACCGAAAATTCAACGATACTATAAGACTTACGTTGGTTTTAAGGCTATCGCTACCGGCTGGGGAAGAACATCGAATGCTTCTAACTCAAGTCCCGAAATACTTCAGTACGGTACAGTAAATATcgttaacaacaaaaactgcaGCAATTCTTTTTACTTCTTAACTTCTTCCCAAATGTGCACTTCCGACTCGAAAATATCTCTTTGCTTAGGCGACTCCGGTGGCCCATTGGTGATATTGCCCAGCAAGGTCCAGGTCGGAATAGCGTCCTTCGTTTCAAAAGGTTGCTCTAATCCCAATGGCTTCACCCGCGTAACTAGTTTCCTTAAATGGATCAAGCGCCATACCGGTCTGCCTTTGTAA
- the LOC132791988 gene encoding uncharacterized protein LOC132791988, which translates to MRLNATTTAATTTRKSTTTTTTKTKPKAKTEQTLQASTTRSTSTSVSTIKSRDKCNIESFICNLIQLFILTTSIMCMANAIGSGLLRVQAQSQTQTQTSAATGGEGSSNMDAFSGQQQQFDELLPPPPELATTAAPFQFSTAAASHTQTQTHSHTHTHSHTHQHQHQHQHQHPHSHTHMQAATTLRVSYDSNEIDNSYAIAAAEAAAAEADDVDSDADADADADSDADDVETVADDYVIALGHGQNTTKEKNDRATATTSTTTAAVTTIPAEAAANGKHLMNAKTQDLLSLSQLSSHQTSTAPHEKNASSLKNSLSSSGSGSSSGGASSGGNFQQIGSQRVNGNVSPTAAAASPAHNVSSNGQQVAVNGSSIAPTLSTSTSNVRTSAKKVDSKFILPKQQKTDAPMLNYIFDTFSSANKHHHHDQRYGPHFEDVQRVGQPTNMTVQAGSSIHLNCRISLLQDKTVSWVRRSAQNEENGLDLLTVGLHAYTGDKRYKMEFQYPNNWRLKIINVKKDDEATYECQISTHPPRVIQINLHVNAPKVMIVDEYGDPLQEKYYEIDSTLQLSCVVRNVAMTSSVVFWKHSENVLNYDVTRGGVSVKTELMEDGANSTLFIAKIHKADSGNYTCSISEFQNFTIVVHILNGESFAELHHGAAGVGARATWQYIIGLYVSLLLLRWLRCSSR; encoded by the exons atgcgtttaaatgccacaacaacagcagcaacaacaacacgcaaatcaacaacaacaacaacaacaaaaacaaaaccaaaagcaaaaacagaaCAGACGCTTCAAGCTTCCACAACGCgatcaacgtcaacgtcagtGTCAACAATAAAAAGCCGCGACAAGTGCAATATTGAATCTTTTATATgcaatttaatacaattatttatactAACAACAAGTATAATGTGCATGGCTAATGCCATTGGCAGTGGATTGCTGCGGGTCCAGGCTCAGTCCCAGACACAGACGCAGACATCGGCAGCCACAGGAGGAGAAGGGAGCAGCAACATGGATGCGTTTAGtggtcagcaacagcaatttgatgagctgctgccaccgccgccagAGTTGGCCACGACAGCAGCACCCTTTCAAttttcaactgctgctgccagtcacacacaaacacaaacacactcacacacacacacgcactcgcacacacatcagcatcagcatcaacatcagcatcaacatccacacagtcacacacacatgcaggcGGCAACAACGTTACGTGTTAGTTACG ATTCCAATGAAATCGATAATTCCTATGCCATTGCTGCCGCGGAAGCAGCTGCGGCTGAAGCAGATGATGTCGActctgatgctgatgctgatgccgatgccgattCAGATGCTGATGACGTTGAAACAGTCGCCGATGATTACGTCATTGCGTTGGGACATGGCCAGAACACAACGAAAGAGAAAAATGACagagcaacggcaacaacatcgacaacaacagcagcagtaacaacaataccagcagaagcagcagcgaatGGAAAGCACCTAATGAATGCAAAAACACAAGATTTATTATCCTTATCGCAGCTGAGTTCACATCAAACATCAACTGCGCCACACGAGAAGAACGCATCAAGTCTGAAAAACTCcctcagcagcagcggcagcggcagcagtagCGGTGGCGCCTCATCTGGCGGCAACTTCCAGCAAATTGGCTCGCAACGAGTCAATGGCAACGTTTCGcctacagctgctgctgcgtcacCAGCTCACAATGTTAGCTCCAACGGCCAACAGGTTGCAGTCAATGGTAGCTCAATAGCGCCCACCTTATCCACATCCACCTCCAATGTCCGAACGTCGGCCAAGAAGGTGGATAGCAAATTCATTTTGCCCAAGCAGCAGAAAACCGATGCTCCCATGCTCAACTATATCTTCGACACGTTCTCGTCGGCTAACAAGCATCATCATCACGATCAAAG GTATGGGCCGCACTTTGAGGACGTGCAGCGCGTTGGACAACCAACAAATATGACTGTTCAGGCGGGGAGCagcattcatttaaattgcagaATTTCATTGCTGCAAGATAAGACT GTCTCTTGGGTGCGACGTAGTGCGCAGAACGAGGAAAATGGATTGGATCTGCTGACAGTGGGTCTGCATGCTTATACGGGCGATAAGCGCTATAAGATGGAGTTTCAGTATCCCAACAATTGGCGtctgaaaattataaatgttaaaaagGATGACGAGGCGACATACGAATGCCAAATCTCAACGCATCCGCCCCGCGTCATACAAATAAATCTGCATGTGAATG CTCCCAAAGTGATGATTGTGGATGAGTATGGAGATCCTTTGCAGGAGAAGTACTATGAGATTGACTCCACGCTGCAATTGTCGTGCGTGGTACGCAATGTGGCCATGACCAGCTCGGTGGTATTCTGGAAGCACAGCGAGAATGTGCTCAACTACGATGTGACACGCGGTGGAGTTAG TGTCAAGACCGAACTGATGGAAGATGGCGCCAATTCGACATTGTTCATTGCGAAAATTCACAAGGCTGATTCCGGCAATTACACCTGTTCCATTAGCGAGTTCCAGAACTTTACCATTGTGGTGCACATACTGAATG GGGAGAGTTTTGCGGAGCTGCATCACGGCGCTGCCGGAGTTGGGGCACGTGCAACGTGGCAATATATAATCGGATTGTACGTTTCTCTATTGCTGCTGCGTTGGCTTCGCTGCAGCAGTAGGTAA